Proteins from a genomic interval of bacterium:
- a CDS encoding branched-chain amino acid ABC transporter permease: MAKRLSGALVAIALAWLVVLPLWPGTSDSTLFTMTLMFTSIGVAINWNLTGGFTGYIDFGHAVWFGLGAYTTAIMMSLQTNGLGIGWPPVPAIALGVVVVGVAAALIGRATMRLRGPYFSIAMLATFVALREIVRVTGGLTGGGVGLTLPPYLNRSLFYFIELVLVVALGVFAWWLRRTRVGTALVAIREDEVGAEMRGIATTRLKVAVFSFAGASTGLFGGLWAYQNTFVDPDIAFTEVRTLDAIMGTMLGGIGF; encoded by the coding sequence ATGGCGAAGCGATTGAGCGGTGCACTCGTGGCGATAGCGCTGGCGTGGCTCGTCGTGCTGCCGCTGTGGCCGGGGACGAGCGACTCGACGCTGTTCACGATGACGCTCATGTTCACGAGCATCGGCGTGGCGATCAACTGGAACCTCACCGGCGGGTTCACGGGCTACATCGACTTCGGGCACGCGGTCTGGTTCGGCCTCGGCGCCTACACGACGGCGATCATGATGTCACTGCAGACCAACGGGCTGGGCATCGGCTGGCCGCCCGTGCCTGCGATCGCACTCGGCGTCGTCGTGGTCGGTGTGGCGGCGGCGCTCATCGGCAGGGCCACGATGCGGCTGCGAGGCCCGTACTTCTCGATAGCGATGCTCGCGACATTCGTCGCTCTGCGAGAGATCGTGCGGGTCACCGGCGGGCTGACTGGGGGAGGCGTGGGGCTCACGCTGCCGCCATATCTGAACCGTTCGCTCTTCTACTTCATCGAGCTGGTGTTGGTAGTGGCCCTGGGAGTCTTCGCGTGGTGGCTGCGTCGCACCCGGGTGGGAACGGCCCTCGTGGCCATCCGGGAAGACGAAGTCGGGGCGGAGATGCGGGGCATCGCTACCACACGTCTCAAGGTCGCCGTCTTCAGCTTCGCCGGCGCATCGACCGGGCTGTTCGGCGGGCTGTGGGCGTACCAGAACACGTTCGTCGATCCCGATATCGCGTTCACTGAAGTGCGGACGCTCGACGCGATCATGGGCACGATGCTGGGCGGCATCGGGTTCTAG